One genomic window of Elusimicrobiota bacterium includes the following:
- a CDS encoding LCP family protein — MTKGSGGSRFFRGVASLGALVVLVLAVFASLSPVARALRRGDPLTGAVLGTDLAEHAPHSDTLLVWIYRPSRNQVDIVSIPRDTKINLPGYRFRRINEVFAYHFAQKRGAHVAAEKVCEAVGHLFHKAGAVLTPTYYVQVDFEGFRRLVDRLGGVTLSVDEPMDYDDKAGNFHVHLATGLQHLQGEDSLGFVRYRGRSGDRGRILRQMEFVRALSKRLVSPEIVWRGPRAIWEVSKAVHTNLSFWDLLFLAAEARRLTSSGVNTVLLPGRPNGAAWEMDVERTTFVLERLSVGGGEEGLSVLDSFSSEEPTGGAGAPQEDLPRSHSGKSEAGPRVTVKVWNASGRSGLAFSVVRRLRVAGFDVVDWGNYNGRQNKSRVIDRSGRFDRARRVADVLGVGSLYSDVNPGLRTDVDVVLGDDFDSTDSRGGK, encoded by the coding sequence ATGACAAAGGGATCAGGAGGAAGCCGTTTCTTTCGGGGGGTGGCGTCCTTGGGGGCGCTGGTCGTTCTGGTTTTGGCTGTTTTCGCGTCGCTGTCTCCGGTGGCCCGCGCTCTGCGACGCGGAGATCCCCTCACCGGGGCGGTCCTTGGAACGGATTTGGCAGAGCACGCCCCCCATTCGGATACGCTTTTGGTGTGGATTTACCGTCCGTCGAGGAACCAGGTGGATATCGTTTCCATTCCCCGGGACACAAAAATAAACTTGCCGGGATACCGTTTTCGGCGTATAAACGAAGTGTTCGCCTACCACTTCGCCCAGAAAAGGGGGGCCCATGTGGCGGCGGAGAAAGTGTGCGAAGCCGTTGGCCATCTCTTTCATAAAGCCGGGGCCGTGCTGACCCCCACCTACTACGTTCAGGTGGATTTTGAAGGGTTTCGCCGTCTGGTGGATCGTTTGGGTGGGGTCACTCTTTCCGTTGACGAACCGATGGATTACGATGATAAAGCGGGGAATTTTCACGTTCATCTGGCCACGGGACTGCAACACCTGCAAGGCGAGGACTCTCTCGGGTTTGTTCGTTATCGAGGCCGAAGCGGGGACCGTGGGCGAATTCTTCGGCAGATGGAATTTGTTCGTGCTCTTTCTAAACGGTTGGTGTCGCCTGAGATCGTTTGGCGGGGGCCCCGCGCCATTTGGGAGGTCTCTAAAGCGGTACACACTAACCTTTCTTTTTGGGACCTTCTTTTTCTGGCGGCGGAGGCTCGGCGCCTGACGTCGAGCGGGGTCAATACGGTTTTGCTTCCGGGCCGACCGAACGGAGCGGCTTGGGAGATGGATGTGGAACGGACCACTTTTGTCTTGGAGCGTCTGAGCGTGGGGGGAGGTGAAGAAGGCCTTTCTGTTTTGGACTCTTTTTCTTCTGAAGAGCCAACGGGGGGCGCGGGGGCGCCGCAAGAGGATCTTCCCCGTTCCCATTCCGGAAAATCAGAAGCGGGGCCCCGGGTGACGGTCAAGGTGTGGAACGCTTCAGGACGGTCGGGGTTGGCTTTTTCCGTTGTGCGCCGACTTCGGGTGGCGGGATTTGACGTGGTGGATTGGGGCAATTATAATGGGCGCCAGAATAAAAGTCGCGTCATTGATCGCTCCGGCCGGTTTGATCGAGCACGCCGGGTGGCCGATGTCTTGGGTGTTGGATCCCTCTACTCGGACGTGAATCCTGGTTTGCGGACCGATGTGGACGTGGTGTTGGGCGACGATTTCGATTCAACCGATTCGCGCGGAGGAAAATAA